The following are from one region of the Magallana gigas chromosome 4, xbMagGiga1.1, whole genome shotgun sequence genome:
- the LOC105336668 gene encoding 18 kDa learning-associated protein of slug — protein MAKSIRSKRKRMLRNIKRERYAKKDLEKLKEMVALAEKDKDTEMKELYTVTEPLGSAKSAGEPSGSDGMDVDKKSRDPKTLRDENGHYPVWMNSRRVKKHKKRLQGMAKKKDNKQKSKKKR, from the exons ATGGCAAAAAGTATCCGAAGTAAGCGAAAACGGATGTTGAGAAACATAAAGAGAGAACGATATGCTAAAAAGGatcttgaaaaattaaaagagatGGTGGCTCTAGCGGAAAAAGATAAAGACACCGAAATGAAAGAACTCTACAcag TGACAGAACCCCTTGGAAGTGCAAAGTCAGCTGGTGAACCATCAg GTTCAGATGGCATGGATGTTGACAAAAAATCCAGAGATCCCAAAACACTCAGAGATGAAAACGGCCACTACCCAGTGTGGATGAACTCACGACGGgtcaaaaaacacaaaaagagACTTCAAGGAATGGCTAAGAAAAAGGACAACAAACAAAAGTCCAAAAAGAAGCGATGA